One window from the genome of Streptomyces sp. NBC_00287 encodes:
- a CDS encoding aldose epimerase family protein: protein MELSRRTVIAGAAAAGVTAAVSGTAHATGGQKPVKSLFGKLADGTKIYSWSLENGGTRLKVLSYGGIVQSLEIPDRRGRYTNVSLGFDNIEDYVSSSPYFGALIGRYGNRIGKGKFTLDGKAYQLSVNDGENSLHGGSKGFDKVVWDIEPFTKGSDVGLYLYYTSVDGEMGYPGTLKTKVTYTLTRSGDWRIDYEATTDKATVVNLTSHVYWNLAGESSGTIYDHELSIAASRYTPVDSGLIPTGELAKVAGTPFDFRRTKTVGEDIRVAHQQLLYGKGIDHNWALDKGSTSKPEHVATLRDPSSGRTLKIATTEPGLQFYSGNFLDGTLVGTGGSIYRQGDALCLETQHFPDSPNQPSFPSTTLRPGQTYRTTTVHTFSA from the coding sequence ATGGAACTGAGCAGACGTACCGTCATCGCCGGGGCAGCCGCCGCCGGTGTGACCGCCGCAGTGAGCGGCACCGCACACGCCACGGGAGGGCAGAAGCCGGTGAAGTCGCTCTTCGGCAAGCTCGCCGACGGCACGAAGATCTACAGCTGGTCCCTGGAGAACGGAGGGACCCGGCTGAAGGTCCTCTCCTACGGCGGCATAGTCCAGTCCCTGGAGATCCCCGACCGGCGCGGTCGCTACACCAATGTCTCGCTGGGCTTCGACAACATCGAGGACTACGTCTCCTCCAGCCCCTACTTCGGCGCCCTGATCGGCCGGTACGGCAACCGCATCGGCAAGGGCAAGTTCACCCTGGACGGCAAGGCCTACCAGCTGTCCGTCAACGACGGTGAGAACAGCCTGCACGGCGGGTCCAAGGGCTTCGACAAGGTCGTCTGGGACATCGAGCCGTTCACCAAGGGCTCCGACGTCGGCCTGTACCTCTACTACACGTCCGTCGACGGCGAGATGGGCTACCCCGGCACGCTGAAGACGAAGGTGACGTACACCCTCACCCGCTCCGGCGACTGGCGCATCGACTACGAGGCCACCACCGACAAGGCCACCGTCGTCAACCTCACCAGCCACGTCTACTGGAACCTGGCCGGCGAGTCCAGCGGCACCATCTACGACCACGAGCTGTCCATCGCCGCCTCCCGCTACACGCCGGTCGACTCGGGGCTGATCCCCACGGGCGAGCTGGCGAAGGTGGCCGGCACCCCCTTCGACTTCCGCCGCACCAAGACCGTCGGCGAGGACATCCGGGTCGCGCACCAGCAGCTGCTGTACGGCAAGGGCATCGACCACAACTGGGCCCTCGACAAGGGCAGCACGTCGAAGCCGGAGCACGTCGCCACCCTGCGCGACCCCTCCTCCGGCCGCACCCTGAAGATCGCCACGACCGAGCCGGGCCTGCAGTTCTACTCGGGCAACTTCCTCGACGGCACCCTCGTCGGCACCGGCGGCTCGATCTACCGCCAGGGCGACGCCCTGTGCCTGGAGACGCAGCACTTCCCGGACTCGCCGAACCAGCCGTCGTTCCCGTCCACCACGCTGCGACCCGGTCAGACGTACCGGACGACGACGGTGCACACGTTCAGCGCCTGA
- a CDS encoding pyridoxal phosphate-dependent aminotransferase — protein sequence MAENVTSLFRSTAAHSPSMASLTREGGDGVGPIDFCIPCNPYFPTPAMFDDMAGRLRDIITYYPSSADTITAELCNLLQLPPQAVAMGNGSTELITWIDHLLVRESLAIPVPTFGRWTDQPMETGKRVDMFPLQESSGFALDLAQYAEFIRARGTRAAVICNPNNPDGGFLHRHAIVQFMDAMADLDLVIIDESFLEFADAEVEPSVVQEAMLRPNVIVLRSLGKNFGLHGIRFGYLVANPALAGRVRSMLPKWNLNAFAEHVVFMLKYHGQEYAESLHQVRRDRLDMASQLAALPGLTVYPSQGNFLFVRLPVGAEGTVVRDRLLTEHRILVRECGNKIGSSSRFLRLVVRPQVDVRRLVSGLEQVLYGTRRGAAAVPELATGTSYSSGTAAVDRLVGSTNGAGIPMPAPMPTPAPMPAPAPAPAPMPMPMPMPAAASAGPTPPGVPARGGLTAAQVRGTTGPGLSPAPATGWPNAGWPNAAGMG from the coding sequence TTGGCTGAGAACGTCACCTCGCTGTTCCGCAGCACGGCGGCGCACAGCCCCTCGATGGCGTCGCTGACCCGTGAAGGCGGTGACGGGGTCGGGCCGATCGATTTCTGCATCCCCTGCAACCCGTACTTCCCCACGCCCGCCATGTTCGACGACATGGCGGGCCGGTTGCGCGACATCATCACGTACTACCCCAGCAGCGCCGACACGATCACGGCCGAGCTGTGCAACCTCCTCCAACTCCCCCCGCAGGCCGTCGCGATGGGCAACGGCTCGACCGAGCTGATCACCTGGATCGACCATCTGCTGGTCCGCGAGTCCCTCGCCATCCCCGTCCCCACCTTCGGCCGCTGGACCGACCAGCCCATGGAGACCGGCAAGCGGGTCGACATGTTTCCGCTCCAGGAGTCCAGCGGCTTCGCCCTCGATCTCGCGCAGTACGCCGAGTTCATCCGGGCCCGCGGCACCCGCGCCGCAGTGATCTGCAATCCGAACAACCCCGACGGCGGCTTTCTGCACCGGCACGCGATCGTTCAGTTCATGGACGCCATGGCCGATCTGGATCTCGTCATCATCGACGAGTCGTTCCTGGAGTTCGCCGACGCGGAGGTGGAGCCGTCGGTCGTGCAGGAGGCGATGCTGCGGCCGAACGTCATCGTGCTGCGCAGCCTCGGCAAGAACTTCGGTCTGCACGGCATACGGTTCGGCTATCTGGTCGCCAACCCGGCGCTGGCGGGCCGGGTCCGCTCCATGCTCCCCAAGTGGAACCTCAACGCCTTCGCCGAGCACGTGGTGTTCATGCTGAAGTACCACGGTCAGGAGTACGCGGAGAGCCTGCACCAGGTGCGGCGGGACCGGCTCGACATGGCGAGCCAGCTCGCCGCGCTGCCGGGGCTGACCGTGTACCCCTCCCAGGGCAACTTCCTCTTCGTACGGCTTCCCGTGGGGGCCGAAGGCACCGTCGTCCGGGACCGGTTGCTCACCGAGCACCGGATCCTGGTCCGTGAGTGCGGCAACAAGATCGGTTCGTCCAGCCGCTTCCTGAGACTCGTGGTGCGCCCCCAGGTGGACGTGCGTCGCCTGGTGTCCGGCCTGGAACAGGTGCTCTACGGGACCAGGAGGGGAGCGGCCGCCGTGCCCGAGCTGGCTACAGGGACCAGTTACAGCTCGGGTACGGCGGCCGTGGATCGGTTGGTCGGGTCTACAAATGGGGCCGGCATTCCGATGCCGGCGCCTATGCCCACTCCGGCGCCCATGCCGGCCCCGGCCCCGGCGCCGGCGCCCATGCCGATGCCCATGCCCATGCCTGCGGCGGCGTCCGCTGGGCCTACGCCGCCTGGGGTTCCGGCCCGTGGAGGGCTTACGGCGGCGCAGGTCCGCGGGACGACGGGGCCGGGGTTGTCGCCTGCGCCTGCTACCGGGTGGCCCAACGCCGGGTGGCCCAACGCCGCAGGCATGGGGTGA
- a CDS encoding family 43 glycosylhydrolase — MARRVLTLLAALVFLLALGQSSASAASFSNPVKSVKGADPWISYHSGNYYMVTTSWTDRITIRKSSTLAGLATAPSVQVWQGDAASRCCNIWAPELHYLNGRWYLYYVAGQNVSDYIPTQRTHVLESAGSDPMGPYTYRNQLNSAWMLDPTVGTINGQLYLFGSASGGTQNLVAARMSNPYTLATGFSTISTPTYDWERSGGTVNEGPEILQRNGQTYLIYSASGCWTPDYKLGQLKLTGSDPLSSASWTKKSTPVFQRNDSAGVYGPGHNGFFTSPDGTEDWIVYHANDSASEGCDNGRTTRAQKFTWNADGSPNLGTPVGLGSSLAGPSGEPSSASTTYTLTNRNSGKCLDVAGGSTADGANVQQWTCSGGTNQRWRLEDLGDDTHRLVNVATGKVLDTENCSSADGADLRQWSWLNNTCQRFRFVATTDGYVRIVNQATGKVADVANCSTADGADVRQWTWLNNTCQQWRLNPA, encoded by the coding sequence ATGGCCCGTCGCGTACTGACCCTGCTGGCCGCGCTGGTCTTCCTGCTCGCCCTGGGACAGTCCTCCGCCAGTGCCGCCTCGTTCAGCAACCCCGTGAAGTCGGTCAAGGGCGCCGACCCGTGGATCTCGTACCACAGCGGCAACTACTACATGGTGACGACGAGTTGGACCGACCGGATCACCATCCGCAAGTCCAGCACCCTCGCCGGTCTCGCCACCGCGCCCAGCGTGCAGGTGTGGCAGGGCGACGCGGCCTCGCGTTGCTGCAACATCTGGGCGCCGGAGCTGCACTACCTGAACGGCCGCTGGTACCTCTACTACGTCGCGGGCCAGAACGTCTCCGACTACATCCCGACGCAGCGCACCCACGTCCTGGAGAGCGCGGGCTCCGACCCCATGGGCCCGTACACCTACCGCAACCAGCTGAACTCCGCCTGGATGCTGGACCCGACGGTCGGCACGATCAACGGCCAGCTGTACCTCTTCGGCAGCGCGAGCGGCGGCACACAGAACCTCGTGGCCGCGCGCATGTCGAACCCGTACACCCTGGCCACGGGCTTCTCCACGATCTCTACGCCGACATACGACTGGGAGAGGTCGGGCGGCACGGTGAACGAGGGCCCGGAGATACTCCAGCGCAACGGCCAGACGTACCTGATCTACTCGGCGAGCGGTTGCTGGACGCCGGACTACAAGCTCGGTCAGCTGAAACTGACGGGCTCGGACCCCCTGTCGTCCGCGTCCTGGACGAAGAAGTCCACACCCGTCTTCCAGCGCAACGACTCCGCCGGCGTCTACGGCCCCGGCCACAACGGGTTCTTCACCTCACCGGACGGCACGGAGGACTGGATCGTCTACCACGCCAACGACTCCGCGTCGGAGGGCTGTGACAACGGCCGTACGACAAGGGCGCAGAAGTTCACATGGAACGCGGACGGCTCGCCGAACCTTGGCACGCCGGTGGGACTGGGCAGCAGTCTCGCGGGCCCCTCCGGTGAACCGTCGTCGGCTTCCACGACGTACACCCTCACCAACCGCAACAGCGGCAAGTGCCTTGACGTGGCGGGTGGTTCGACGGCTGATGGTGCCAATGTCCAACAGTGGACATGCAGCGGAGGCACCAACCAACGCTGGCGCCTGGAGGACTTGGGCGACGACACCCACCGCCTGGTCAACGTGGCCACGGGCAAGGTCCTCGACACCGAGAACTGCTCCTCCGCCGACGGCGCGGACCTACGCCAGTGGTCCTGGCTGAACAACACCTGCCAGCGCTTCCGCTTCGTGGCGACAACGGACGGCTACGTAAGGATCGTCAACCAGGCAACGGGCAAGGTAGCGGACGTCGCCAACTGCTCGACGGCGGACGGGGCGGACGTACGCCAGTGGACGTGGCTGAACAACACGTGCCAACAGTGGCGCCTGAACCCGGCGTAA
- a CDS encoding arabinan endo-1,5-alpha-L-arabinosidase, whose protein sequence is MSRTRTALLALPAAALLALIPSSALAYPNPGTVTGSTVVHDPTMIRTSSGQYLLYATGGGIANKASSNRIAFSAGADAFSSRPSWWSSYSSVPEAWAPDISYHGGKYLMYYSVSKFGSNTSAIGLAGSTTGLPGSWTDYGTVYTSSSASDYNAIDPNLFVDDDGKWWLSFGSWWTGLKMIQINPSTGKQLSTNTTRYSLASRPTGTKAVEAPYIVKRNGYYYLFASYDTCCAGASSTYKVKVGRASSVTGPYYDKNGVSMMNNGGTPVLESHGSIIGPGGQSIMNDVDGDLIVYHYYDGNDNGTPKLGINLLNWSSGWPVAY, encoded by the coding sequence GTGAGCCGCACCAGAACCGCTCTGCTCGCCCTCCCCGCCGCCGCGCTGCTGGCCCTCATCCCGTCCAGTGCCTTGGCCTATCCCAACCCCGGCACGGTCACAGGCTCCACCGTCGTCCACGACCCGACGATGATCCGCACCTCGTCGGGCCAGTACCTGCTGTACGCCACCGGCGGCGGCATAGCCAACAAGGCCTCCAGCAACCGCATCGCCTTCAGCGCGGGCGCCGACGCCTTCTCCTCCCGCCCGAGCTGGTGGTCGTCGTACTCCTCCGTGCCGGAGGCCTGGGCGCCGGACATCTCGTACCACGGCGGCAAGTACCTGATGTACTACTCCGTCTCGAAGTTCGGCTCGAACACCTCGGCGATCGGGCTCGCCGGTTCCACCACGGGCCTGCCCGGCAGCTGGACGGACTACGGCACCGTCTACACCTCCAGCTCCGCCAGCGACTACAACGCCATCGACCCGAACCTCTTCGTCGACGACGACGGCAAGTGGTGGCTGTCCTTCGGCAGTTGGTGGACCGGGCTCAAGATGATCCAGATCAACCCGTCCACCGGGAAACAGCTCTCCACCAACACCACCCGCTACTCCCTGGCCTCCCGCCCGACCGGAACCAAGGCGGTGGAGGCGCCGTACATCGTCAAGCGAAACGGCTACTACTACCTCTTCGCCTCGTACGACACCTGCTGCGCGGGCGCGAGCTCGACGTACAAGGTGAAGGTGGGCCGCGCCAGCAGCGTCACCGGGCCGTACTACGACAAGAACGGCGTCTCGATGATGAACAACGGCGGGACGCCCGTGCTGGAGTCGCACGGCAGCATCATCGGCCCCGGCGGGCAGTCGATCATGAACGACGTCGACGGTGACCTGATCGTCTACCACTACTACGACGGCAACGACAACGGCACGCCCAAGCTCGGCATCAACCTCCTGAACTGGAGCAGCGGATGGCCCGTCGCGTACTGA
- a CDS encoding substrate-binding domain-containing protein, which translates to MNDFPWELATAVLGLAIPVGAALWEFVFVGRKRLGYRVQMDTTARDTARLPDDIVGVLGRMERHGTPLRDPSVVLLRIENIGWTPIVPSDYVSPNSVGIQVAFPGREVVGMVVTEFEPEELHTFFEPPGDGLDTVDGIKLPKVTLNRGAHYKVLTVLQREAGYTEAAFPDPQVVAGVVGGVGQGSIKQTKYYQFASRPVQVLLVALVLVTLAQSLFTFTRDEAEAAPLDCAEGTLTLSGSTAFAPVLKEAAGQYTKTCTEAVIDIGDDTFKGSVAGLDALAAAGEKTELKGGQGLGDRLAFSDGPKSDGRPQLLPRPVALSLFTLVVHKDAGVRDLSLEQVRDIYAGRITNWSQAKGNDVPIHLVSRNPGSGTRTTLERQVLGNRTIPAVTSSDCAGMPEERAGRCEVGETETLLNTVATTPGALGHSEVGAASARDDLLQVRIDGYPATLEGADEGAYPYWQTEFAYTYGEPPADSVAAGFLRYLADEVGKDVLRHHGHRPCAELDKPLLCRPS; encoded by the coding sequence GTGAACGACTTTCCCTGGGAGCTCGCCACCGCCGTGCTCGGTCTGGCGATCCCCGTCGGCGCGGCCCTCTGGGAGTTTGTGTTCGTCGGCCGCAAACGGCTCGGCTACCGCGTACAGATGGACACCACGGCACGGGACACCGCCAGGCTGCCGGACGACATCGTCGGGGTGCTCGGGCGCATGGAGCGGCACGGCACGCCCTTGCGCGACCCGTCCGTCGTGCTGCTGCGCATCGAGAACATCGGCTGGACCCCGATCGTCCCCAGCGACTACGTGTCCCCGAACTCGGTCGGCATCCAGGTCGCCTTCCCCGGCCGCGAGGTCGTCGGCATGGTCGTGACCGAGTTCGAGCCGGAGGAACTGCACACATTCTTCGAACCGCCCGGCGACGGCCTCGACACCGTGGACGGCATCAAACTGCCCAAGGTGACACTCAACCGCGGGGCCCACTACAAGGTGCTGACGGTTCTGCAGCGCGAAGCGGGCTATACGGAGGCCGCGTTTCCCGACCCGCAGGTGGTCGCGGGCGTCGTGGGCGGGGTCGGGCAGGGGTCGATCAAGCAGACGAAGTACTACCAGTTCGCGTCGAGACCGGTCCAGGTGCTGCTCGTCGCCCTGGTCCTGGTGACCCTCGCCCAGTCGCTGTTCACCTTCACCCGGGACGAGGCGGAAGCCGCCCCGCTGGACTGCGCCGAGGGAACGCTGACGCTCTCCGGGTCCACGGCGTTCGCGCCGGTACTGAAGGAGGCGGCCGGGCAGTACACGAAGACCTGCACCGAGGCGGTGATCGACATCGGGGACGACACGTTCAAGGGGAGCGTCGCGGGCCTCGACGCGCTGGCGGCGGCGGGCGAGAAGACCGAGCTGAAGGGCGGCCAGGGACTGGGCGACCGACTGGCGTTCAGCGACGGCCCGAAGAGCGACGGACGCCCGCAGCTCCTGCCGCGCCCGGTGGCCCTGTCCCTGTTCACGCTGGTCGTGCACAAGGACGCCGGCGTACGGGACCTGTCCCTGGAGCAGGTGCGGGACATCTACGCCGGGCGGATCACCAACTGGAGCCAGGCGAAGGGGAATGACGTACCGATCCACCTGGTCAGCCGTAACCCCGGCTCGGGGACGAGGACGACGCTGGAGCGCCAGGTCCTGGGCAACAGGACCATTCCGGCCGTGACATCGAGCGACTGCGCGGGCATGCCGGAGGAACGCGCGGGGCGCTGCGAGGTGGGCGAAACGGAAACCCTGCTCAATACGGTGGCGACCACGCCCGGAGCGCTCGGGCACAGTGAGGTGGGCGCGGCGTCGGCGCGGGACGACCTGTTGCAGGTACGGATCGACGGCTATCCGGCGACTCTGGAAGGCGCCGACGAGGGCGCGTATCCGTACTGGCAGACCGAGTTCGCCTACACCTACGGCGAGCCGCCCGCCGACTCGGTGGCTGCCGGCTTCCTGCGTTATCTCGCCGACGAGGTCGGCAAGGACGTGCTGCGCCACCACGGGCACCGGCCGTGCGCGGAGTTGGACAAGCCGCTGCTGTGCCGACCGAGCTGA
- a CDS encoding intradiol ring-cleavage dioxygenase: MTDTPVGRRTVLIASGAAAATFAVAAAAPETSVRTEPVAAAAVCTLTKEMTEGPYYLDGQLVRSNIAEDKTGIPLKLALTVVDDDTCAPLSNALVELWHADALGEYSGFVGNNGHDEPDNGTFLRGGILTNSSGIANITTVYPGWYRGRCIHIHIKVHTDVTLTSDGSFTGGQELHTGQLFFDEAITTRVAALSPYSTNTVPRTTLAQDSIYDEGGAASGLLTLTALGSTTSAGYAGRLTLGVERG, encoded by the coding sequence ATGACAGACACCCCCGTTGGACGGCGCACCGTCCTCATCGCCAGCGGTGCCGCCGCTGCCACGTTCGCCGTGGCCGCCGCAGCGCCGGAGACTTCCGTACGCACCGAGCCCGTCGCCGCGGCGGCCGTGTGCACGCTCACGAAGGAGATGACCGAAGGTCCCTACTACCTCGACGGACAGCTCGTCCGGTCGAACATCGCCGAGGACAAGACCGGCATCCCCCTGAAGCTCGCCCTCACCGTCGTCGACGACGACACCTGCGCGCCCCTGAGCAACGCCCTCGTGGAGCTGTGGCACGCCGACGCGCTCGGCGAGTACTCCGGCTTCGTCGGCAACAACGGCCACGACGAGCCCGACAACGGCACCTTCCTGCGCGGCGGGATACTCACGAACTCGAGCGGCATCGCCAACATCACCACCGTCTATCCCGGTTGGTACCGCGGCCGCTGCATCCACATCCACATCAAGGTGCACACGGACGTCACCCTCACCTCCGACGGCTCGTTCACCGGCGGCCAGGAACTCCACACCGGCCAGCTCTTCTTCGACGAGGCGATCACCACCCGGGTCGCCGCGCTCTCGCCGTACTCGACCAACACGGTCCCTCGCACCACCCTCGCCCAGGACTCCATCTACGACGAAGGAGGCGCCGCGTCCGGCCTCCTGACCCTGACCGCCCTGGGCAGTACGACCTCCGCCGGATACGCCGGCCGCCTCACCCTCGGGGTCGAGCGGGGCTGA
- a CDS encoding ATP-binding protein, whose protein sequence is MTAPRTPHPPVTVSVFTQRLTATPRGARLARHLAQSQLHVWGIPHGNDVSDAVAAIVAELATNAVTHARVPGRDFELRLSLVAGSVRVEVSDTCAERRPPEPTAVRPPHPLDEYGRGLVLVQAFADRWEVLEREPPGKTVRAEVDVPKWLALWRR, encoded by the coding sequence ATGACCGCACCGCGCACCCCCCACCCCCCGGTTACCGTAAGTGTGTTCACCCAGCGGCTCACCGCCACCCCGCGCGGCGCCCGCCTCGCCCGCCACCTCGCCCAGAGCCAGCTGCATGTCTGGGGCATCCCGCACGGCAACGACGTGTCGGACGCCGTTGCCGCGATCGTCGCCGAGTTGGCTACCAATGCCGTGACCCACGCCCGTGTTCCCGGGCGGGACTTCGAGCTACGGCTGTCTCTCGTCGCAGGGAGTGTCCGCGTCGAGGTCAGTGACACCTGCGCCGAACGGCGTCCACCCGAGCCCACCGCCGTAAGGCCCCCGCACCCTCTCGACGAGTACGGCCGCGGACTCGTTCTCGTCCAGGCGTTCGCCGATCGTTGGGAGGTGCTGGAGCGGGAGCCTCCCGGCAAGACCGTCCGCGCGGAGGTCGACGTACCGAAGTGGCTGGCTCTGTGGCGCCGTTGA
- a CDS encoding helix-turn-helix domain-containing protein, with translation MVDAAVGGGEPESSDSLRTFGAVVQALREHAGLSREEFGERVGLSKHTVASIEQGRRMPDPRFGERAEGVLGNTGALRKAERHLARQPGLAVWFRRWAQLEATAITLYTYECRLIPGLLQTEAYARTLFTNQLPPMSDEQVEALWIARAERQRLLRERPNTAFAFILEEHLFRRRTGGVEVTRELIDHVLEIAQLRNVEIQIMPTEQDTHAGLDGPMQLLETPENKWFAYCEGQESGQFIADAKVVSMLQMRYARMRSQALTLKDSTSLLQRMRGDL, from the coding sequence GTGGTCGATGCAGCGGTGGGTGGCGGTGAGCCGGAGTCGTCGGACAGCCTGCGGACGTTCGGGGCGGTGGTGCAGGCCCTTCGGGAGCATGCCGGGTTGAGCCGGGAGGAGTTCGGGGAGCGGGTGGGGCTCTCCAAACACACGGTGGCCTCGATCGAGCAGGGACGACGCATGCCGGATCCGAGGTTCGGCGAGCGGGCGGAGGGGGTGCTGGGGAATACGGGTGCCCTGAGGAAGGCGGAGCGGCATTTGGCTCGGCAGCCGGGGTTGGCGGTTTGGTTTCGGCGGTGGGCGCAGTTGGAGGCCACCGCCATCACGCTCTATACGTACGAATGCCGGTTGATTCCGGGGCTGTTGCAGACGGAGGCGTACGCGCGGACGCTGTTCACGAACCAGCTTCCGCCAATGAGCGACGAACAGGTCGAGGCGCTGTGGATCGCACGAGCCGAGCGGCAACGACTGCTACGGGAACGGCCGAACACGGCGTTCGCCTTCATCCTGGAGGAGCACTTGTTCCGGCGGCGGACCGGCGGTGTGGAGGTCACCAGGGAGCTCATCGATCACGTACTGGAAATCGCCCAGCTGCGGAACGTAGAGATCCAGATCATGCCGACAGAGCAGGACACCCACGCGGGACTGGACGGTCCCATGCAGCTGCTGGAAACGCCGGAGAACAAGTGGTTCGCCTACTGCGAGGGGCAGGAAAGTGGCCAGTTCATCGCTGACGCGAAGGTGGTCAGCATGCTCCAGATGCGGTATGCCAGGATGCGCTCACAGGCTCTCACTCTCAAAGACTCCACGAGCCTGTTGCAGCGGATGCGAGGAGACCTATGA
- a CDS encoding DUF397 domain-containing protein: protein MSTGELAWFKSSYSSGGSGDCVEIATRPHTIHVRDSKNTQGPQLTLSPTTWSAFLTYAGSTSGPSAPAGRG, encoded by the coding sequence ATGAGCACCGGCGAACTGGCCTGGTTCAAGAGCAGCTACAGCAGCGGTGGTTCGGGTGACTGCGTAGAGATCGCCACCCGCCCCCACACCATCCACGTCCGCGACTCAAAGAACACCCAAGGCCCCCAGCTCACCCTCTCCCCCACCACCTGGTCCGCCTTCCTCACCTACGCAGGGTCCACTTCGGGGCCGTCAGCCCCCGCCGGCCGCGGCTGA
- a CDS encoding response regulator transcription factor encodes MVGDPISGATGSLTVAITDDHPVVIEGIQTWLSEEPRISVVYTGETADVPPGVADVLILDLNLHGRIAIDTVAALAAAGQRVIAFSQFTEQRVVLESLEVGACEFVAKNEGRAHLVNTVLAAAGDRPYLTPTAAGVLAGDRGANRPQLSSQERTALLWWFQSMSKASVARRMGVSVHTVDVYIRRARVKYAQVGRNAPTKADMLARAIEDGLVKPDDITGYESAAAGGG; translated from the coding sequence GTGGTGGGAGACCCGATATCCGGTGCGACCGGCTCGCTGACCGTTGCCATCACCGACGATCACCCGGTCGTCATCGAAGGCATTCAGACCTGGCTGTCCGAGGAGCCGCGCATCTCGGTGGTGTACACAGGCGAAACCGCCGATGTGCCGCCCGGCGTCGCTGATGTCCTCATCCTCGATCTGAACCTGCACGGCAGGATCGCCATCGACACTGTCGCCGCACTGGCAGCGGCGGGCCAGCGGGTCATCGCCTTCTCTCAGTTCACCGAGCAGCGAGTGGTGCTGGAATCGCTGGAGGTGGGAGCGTGCGAGTTCGTCGCGAAGAACGAGGGACGGGCGCACCTGGTGAACACGGTGCTGGCGGCGGCGGGAGACAGGCCGTACCTCACACCGACGGCCGCGGGTGTCCTGGCAGGTGATCGCGGCGCGAACAGGCCCCAGCTGTCCTCACAGGAACGCACCGCGCTGCTGTGGTGGTTCCAGTCCATGTCGAAAGCCTCGGTCGCCCGGCGCATGGGTGTATCGGTCCACACCGTGGACGTGTACATCCGCCGAGCGAGAGTCAAGTACGCGCAGGTCGGCCGAAACGCACCGACAAAGGCGGACATGCTGGCCCGCGCGATCGAGGACGGCCTGGTGAAGCCCGACGACATCACAGGCTACGAGTCAGCCGCGGCCGGCGGGGGCTGA
- a CDS encoding sensor histidine kinase yields MGITVESVTLSTQEPAQHQLQRKSARLSAVLRASSAFGAALVAVVGFAPPARSVWVAVAVVGLLVWSCLFTVVMFRPGPHPWLCVGDTAVVVVLCLAHGRLVPAEVLEASAGSGWIDMVAGTGVFIAQFALRQPWAMAAALAIAAAHAMGTGVREASVVLVPQGLLAAAVAVLLRHGARRADLALSEEASARASERARSAARTDELDQQRLLHDTVLATLTMVGTGSITRDSAALPERAGADLAVIEALRAHPGVARDVAHDPAPLDVALRTAVLTRRVGLPPLDIEFDVPPLDLPHEVVTAFSQGVAEALANVALHGDTRAARVSVRPVGQGATVEVRDSGAGFDPAAVPLHRRGLRESIHGRMRAVGGSARVVSSAGAGTRIVLRWEP; encoded by the coding sequence ATGGGGATTACGGTCGAATCCGTCACTTTGTCGACGCAGGAGCCCGCCCAACACCAGCTTCAGCGCAAGTCCGCACGCCTGTCCGCGGTCCTGAGGGCGAGCAGTGCTTTCGGAGCGGCCCTGGTCGCTGTGGTCGGCTTCGCACCGCCCGCACGTTCCGTCTGGGTGGCCGTCGCTGTCGTCGGACTGCTGGTGTGGAGCTGCCTGTTCACCGTGGTGATGTTCAGGCCGGGACCGCATCCCTGGCTCTGCGTCGGTGACACCGCCGTCGTTGTGGTGCTCTGTCTGGCGCACGGCAGGCTCGTCCCGGCCGAGGTCCTGGAAGCGTCAGCGGGCTCCGGATGGATCGACATGGTCGCCGGCACCGGTGTCTTCATCGCACAGTTCGCGCTGCGGCAGCCCTGGGCGATGGCCGCAGCGCTCGCCATCGCGGCGGCCCACGCGATGGGCACCGGGGTACGAGAGGCCTCCGTCGTCCTGGTACCCCAGGGGCTGCTCGCCGCCGCTGTCGCGGTCCTGCTGCGACATGGAGCGCGCAGGGCGGATCTCGCACTGTCCGAGGAGGCGTCAGCGCGTGCGTCCGAGCGGGCCCGGTCCGCTGCCCGCACTGATGAGCTGGACCAGCAGCGGCTGCTGCACGACACCGTGCTCGCCACGCTCACCATGGTGGGGACCGGCAGCATCACGCGTGACTCCGCCGCGCTGCCGGAACGGGCCGGGGCCGACCTGGCCGTCATCGAAGCCCTGCGGGCACACCCCGGCGTGGCACGCGATGTGGCGCACGACCCCGCACCGCTGGATGTCGCGCTGCGCACCGCCGTACTGACGCGCCGCGTCGGCCTTCCACCACTGGACATCGAGTTCGACGTGCCGCCGCTGGACCTCCCCCACGAGGTCGTGACCGCCTTCTCGCAGGGGGTCGCCGAGGCCCTGGCCAATGTGGCCCTGCACGGGGACACCCGCGCCGCCCGGGTCTCGGTCCGACCCGTCGGGCAGGGCGCCACCGTCGAAGTCCGCGACAGCGGAGCCGGGTTCGACCCGGCGGCTGTTCCCCTCCACCGACGCGGCCTGCGGGAGTCGATCCACGGCCGGATGCGTGCTGTGGGCGGCAGCGCCCGAGTGGTTTCGTCCGCCGGAGCCGGAACCCGGATCGTGCTGAGGTGGGAACCATGA